A region of Massilia sp. KIM DNA encodes the following proteins:
- a CDS encoding cache domain-containing protein, giving the protein MRLRQKVIVLAIAPLIVALCAIALYVRQQGVTLAQQQRATIQRAYLASKEAELRHYVALATQSIDHLVRSGRSDPATLEEATRILANLNYGDDGYFFVYDMQGKNIMHPRQPELVGTSMWNWRDDQGQPTIQHLIARAAEGGGLQRYRWVKPSTRQPAPKLGYVVPIANWNWMMGTGIYLDDVEAALAQIDVQQSRNIEETLLWIAGFAILAALTVASGGLALNISEHRVADAKLKALAQRVVESQEEERARLSRDLHDGISQALVSVKLQLEAGIIRLGGDELQRQQAKVGLERTVEQVKSVLGEVRRISHDLRPTLLDDLGLAPALDHLASEFGEHAGTPVHFRAEGQLDGLPEMVGTVLFRVAQEALTNAERHAGASRIEMALLRRGRALSLEIADDGTGFDADSVAVHPQRGIGLRNMMERMEAIGGRLAIASSAAGTRVLASIDLEEGA; this is encoded by the coding sequence ATGCGGCTGAGACAGAAAGTGATCGTGCTGGCGATCGCGCCGCTGATCGTGGCGCTGTGCGCGATCGCGCTCTACGTGCGCCAGCAGGGGGTGACCCTGGCGCAGCAGCAGCGCGCCACCATCCAGCGCGCCTACCTGGCCAGCAAGGAGGCCGAGCTGCGCCATTACGTGGCGCTGGCCACCCAGTCGATCGACCACCTGGTGCGCTCCGGGCGCAGCGACCCGGCCACCCTGGAGGAAGCGACCCGCATCCTGGCCAACCTCAACTATGGCGACGACGGCTACTTCTTCGTCTACGACATGCAGGGCAAGAACATCATGCACCCGCGCCAGCCGGAGCTGGTGGGCACCAGCATGTGGAACTGGCGCGACGACCAGGGCCAGCCCACCATTCAGCACCTGATCGCACGCGCGGCGGAGGGCGGCGGGCTGCAGCGCTACCGCTGGGTCAAGCCTTCCACCAGACAGCCGGCGCCCAAGCTCGGCTACGTGGTGCCGATCGCGAACTGGAACTGGATGATGGGCACCGGCATCTACCTCGACGACGTCGAGGCGGCCCTGGCCCAGATCGACGTCCAGCAGTCGCGCAACATCGAGGAGACCCTGCTGTGGATCGCCGGCTTCGCGATCCTGGCCGCGCTGACGGTGGCCAGCGGCGGCCTGGCCCTGAACATCAGCGAACACCGGGTGGCCGACGCCAAGCTCAAGGCCCTGGCCCAGCGCGTGGTGGAATCGCAGGAAGAGGAGCGGGCGCGCCTGTCGCGCGACCTGCACGACGGGATCAGCCAGGCCCTGGTCTCGGTCAAGCTGCAACTGGAGGCGGGCATCATCCGCCTGGGCGGCGACGAGCTTCAGCGCCAGCAGGCCAAGGTGGGGCTGGAGCGCACCGTCGAGCAGGTGAAATCGGTGCTGGGCGAGGTGCGCCGCATCTCGCACGACCTGCGTCCGACCCTGCTCGACGACCTGGGCCTGGCGCCCGCGCTCGACCACCTGGCCAGCGAGTTCGGCGAGCATGCCGGCACCCCGGTGCATTTCCGCGCCGAGGGCCAGCTCGACGGCCTGCCCGAGATGGTGGGCACGGTGCTGTTCCGGGTGGCCCAGGAGGCGTTGACCAACGCCGAACGCCACGCCGGCGCCAGCCGCATCGAGATGGCGCTGCTGCGCCGCGGCCGCGCCTTGAGCCTGGAGATCGCAGACGACGGCACCGGCTTCGACGCCGACAGCGTGGCGGTGCATCCGCAGCGCGGCATCGGCCTGCGCAACATGATGGAAAGGATGGAGGCGATCGGCGGCAGGCTGGCGATCGCTTCCTCGGCGGCCGGCACCCGGGTGCTGGCCAGCATCGACCTGGAGGAGGGGGCATGA